One Agrobacterium vaccinii DNA window includes the following coding sequences:
- the clpS gene encoding ATP-dependent Clp protease adapter ClpS, with amino-acid sequence MIAKPIDMQGDGEGEDGGANRGTSVITRTKPKTKKPNLYRVLLLNDDYTPMEFVIHILERFFQKDREGATRIMLHVHQHGVGECGVFTYEVAETKVSQVMDFARQHQHPLQCVMEKK; translated from the coding sequence ATGATCGCTAAGCCGATCGACATGCAGGGCGACGGTGAAGGGGAAGATGGCGGTGCGAACCGCGGAACGTCTGTTATTACCCGCACCAAACCGAAGACAAAAAAGCCTAATCTCTACCGTGTTCTTTTACTGAACGACGACTATACTCCCATGGAATTCGTCATTCACATTCTGGAGCGTTTTTTCCAGAAGGACAGGGAAGGGGCTACCCGCATCATGTTGCATGTACACCAGCACGGTGTCGGCGAATGCGGGGTATTTACATATGAGGTCGCAGAGACAAAAGTAAGTCAGGTCATGGATTTCGCCCGACAGCACCAGCATCCGCTTCAGTGCGTCATGGAAAAGAAATGA
- the clpA gene encoding ATP-dependent Clp protease ATP-binding subunit ClpA, translated as MPTFSPSLEKALHQALTFANERHHEYATLEHLLLALIEDADAAAVMGACNVDLDALRKTVVDYVDNELSNLVTGYDEDSKPTSGFQRVIQRAVIHVQSSGREEVTGANVLVAIFAERESHAAYFLQEQEMTRYDAVNYISHGIGKRPGTSQTRSPRGAEDTENEAKPARNGAEEDNAAPKKQPDALKAYCVNLNDKARGGKIDPLIGRHAEVNRTIQILCRRSKNNPLYVGDPGVGKTAIAEGLAKRIVEGKVPEALKNDTIFSLDMGTLLAGTRYRGDFEERLKQVVKELEEFPGAVLFIDEIHTVIGAGATSGGAMDASNLLKPALSSGVIRCIGSTTYKEYRQFFEKDRALVRRFQKIDVNEPSIEDAIEIMKGLKPYFEDYHHLRYTNDAIKAAVELSARYISDRKLPDKAIDVIDETGAAQMLLPASKRRKLITEKEIEVTIATMARIPAKTVSKDDEMVLANLEKELRSVVYGQDIAIEALSTAIKLARAGLREPNKPIGSYVFSGPTGVGKTEVAKQLAASLGVEMLRFDMSEYMERHTVSRLLGAPPGYVGFDQGGLLTDGVDQHPHCVVLLDEIEKAHPDIYNILLQVMDHGSLTDHNGKKIDFRNVILIMTTNAGASEMAKSAIGFGSSKRSGEDEEALNRLFTPEFRNRLDAIIPFSPLPTAVIHKVVQKFVMQLETQLSERNVTFDLHEDAIAWLSEKGYDEKMGARPLGRVIQEHIKKPLANEILFGKLKKGGVVSVSIGKKEDGTDGLKLDVLPETAPVKPKPEAELKAAKSPGKAKSKAKAAKVEKEDEVVAADTDKAAEEAKPRRKTNTVPKVPKKK; from the coding sequence GTGCCAACTTTTTCCCCAAGTCTAGAGAAGGCGCTGCATCAGGCACTGACCTTTGCAAATGAGCGTCATCATGAATATGCGACGCTCGAGCATCTGTTGCTGGCGTTGATAGAGGATGCGGATGCGGCAGCCGTGATGGGTGCCTGCAACGTTGATCTGGATGCGCTTCGTAAAACCGTGGTCGATTACGTCGACAACGAACTGTCCAATCTGGTGACGGGTTACGACGAGGATTCCAAACCCACTTCCGGTTTCCAGCGCGTTATCCAACGTGCGGTCATTCACGTGCAGTCGTCGGGCCGTGAAGAGGTCACCGGCGCCAATGTGCTGGTCGCAATCTTTGCAGAGCGCGAAAGCCACGCCGCCTACTTCCTGCAGGAGCAGGAGATGACGCGCTACGACGCCGTCAATTACATCTCGCACGGCATCGGCAAACGTCCCGGGACCTCCCAGACCCGGTCGCCCCGTGGTGCCGAGGACACCGAAAACGAAGCAAAGCCTGCACGCAACGGTGCCGAAGAGGACAATGCTGCGCCCAAGAAGCAGCCGGACGCACTGAAGGCATACTGCGTGAACCTGAACGACAAGGCGCGTGGTGGCAAAATCGATCCGCTCATTGGTCGTCATGCCGAGGTCAACCGCACCATTCAGATCCTGTGCCGTCGCTCCAAGAACAATCCGCTTTATGTGGGTGATCCAGGCGTTGGCAAGACGGCCATCGCCGAAGGTCTCGCCAAGCGTATCGTTGAGGGCAAGGTGCCTGAAGCGTTGAAGAACGACACGATCTTCTCGCTCGATATGGGCACGCTTCTGGCCGGTACGCGCTATCGCGGCGACTTCGAAGAGCGCTTGAAGCAGGTCGTCAAGGAACTGGAAGAGTTTCCGGGTGCGGTACTGTTCATTGATGAAATTCACACCGTGATTGGTGCCGGTGCGACATCGGGCGGCGCAATGGATGCGTCCAACCTGCTGAAGCCCGCGCTCTCCTCCGGGGTGATCCGTTGCATCGGCTCGACGACCTACAAGGAATATCGCCAGTTCTTCGAAAAGGACCGGGCGCTCGTTCGTCGCTTCCAGAAGATCGACGTCAACGAGCCGTCCATCGAAGATGCGATCGAGATCATGAAGGGTCTCAAGCCTTACTTCGAAGATTATCATCACCTGCGCTACACCAACGACGCCATCAAGGCGGCTGTCGAGCTTTCGGCCCGTTACATTTCGGACCGCAAGCTACCGGACAAGGCAATCGACGTGATCGATGAGACCGGTGCCGCACAGATGCTGTTGCCTGCTTCCAAGCGTCGCAAGCTGATCACCGAAAAGGAGATCGAGGTTACGATTGCGACGATGGCGCGCATTCCGGCCAAAACCGTTTCCAAGGATGACGAGATGGTTCTCGCCAATCTTGAGAAGGAGCTGCGCTCGGTCGTTTATGGTCAGGATATCGCTATCGAAGCGCTGTCTACCGCAATCAAGCTCGCCCGTGCGGGTCTGCGCGAACCCAACAAGCCCATCGGTTCCTACGTCTTCTCGGGCCCAACGGGCGTGGGCAAGACGGAAGTCGCCAAGCAGCTTGCAGCGTCCCTCGGCGTGGAGATGCTGCGTTTCGACATGTCGGAATACATGGAGCGTCACACCGTATCGCGTCTCTTGGGTGCACCTCCGGGCTATGTCGGATTCGACCAGGGTGGCCTGCTGACGGATGGCGTCGATCAGCATCCACATTGCGTTGTGTTGCTGGACGAAATCGAGAAGGCACATCCTGACATCTACAACATCCTGTTGCAGGTCATGGATCACGGCTCTTTGACCGACCACAACGGCAAGAAGATCGACTTCCGCAACGTCATTCTGATCATGACGACCAATGCGGGTGCGTCCGAAATGGCGAAGTCGGCCATCGGCTTCGGCTCGTCCAAGCGTAGCGGTGAGGATGAAGAGGCTCTCAACCGCCTGTTCACGCCTGAATTCCGCAACCGTCTGGATGCGATCATTCCGTTCTCGCCGCTGCCGACTGCGGTCATTCACAAGGTGGTGCAGAAGTTCGTCATGCAGCTGGAAACGCAGCTTTCCGAACGCAACGTCACCTTCGACCTGCATGAGGATGCCATCGCTTGGCTGTCCGAGAAGGGCTACGATGAGAAGATGGGTGCGCGTCCACTCGGCCGCGTCATTCAGGAACACATCAAGAAGCCGCTGGCCAACGAGATATTGTTCGGCAAGCTCAAGAAGGGCGGCGTCGTTAGCGTCAGCATAGGCAAGAAGGAAGACGGCACGGATGGCTTGAAGCTGGACGTGCTGCCGGAGACGGCACCTGTGAAGCCAAAGCCGGAGGCCGAGTTGAAGGCCGCGAAGTCTCCGGGCAAGGCCAAGAGCAAGGCGAAAGCCGCCAAGGTCGAGAAGGAAGACGAAGTGGTGGCCGCCGACACGGACAAGGCAGCGGAAGAAGCCAAGCCTCGCCGCAAGACCAACACCGTTCCCAAGGTGCCGAAAAAGAAGTAA